A genomic segment from Tachypleus tridentatus isolate NWPU-2018 unplaced genomic scaffold, ASM421037v1 Hic_cluster_2, whole genome shotgun sequence encodes:
- the LOC143242747 gene encoding RNA polymerase II-associated factor 1 homolog isoform X4 produces MRQKGHKAASLDLEDEKLLEEDNLGPQDSKRSRHHNKAGPWLKKTEYISTEFNRYGVSNDKTETKVGYNVKKLFKEENLYMDRESQINAINKTFEDAQKPIEKHFSKPGVYPLEVLPLFPDFERIMGLTTAL; encoded by the exons catCATTAGACCTTGAAGATGAAAAGCTTCTTGAAGAAGACAACCTTGGACCACAAGATtccaaaag ATCACGACATCACAACAAAGCTGGACCTTGGCTGAAGAAAACTGAGTACATTTCTACAGAGTTCAACAGATATGGAGTTTCTAACGacaaaactgaaacaaa AGTTGGATACAATGTCAAGAAATTGTTCAAAGAAGAAAACCTTTATATGGACAGAGAAAGTCAAATTAAtgctattaataaaacttttgaagaTGCCCAGAAACCT attGAGAAACATTTCAGTAAACCTGGAGTCTATCCACTGGAAGTATTGCCTCTATTTCCTGACTTTGAG cgaataatgggattgactaccgcattataa
- the LOC143242747 gene encoding RNA polymerase II-associated factor 1 homolog isoform X3, producing the protein MSNHSHRKYAASLDLEDEKLLEEDNLGPQDSKRSRHHNKAGPWLKKTEYISTEFNRYGVSNDKTETKVGYNVKKLFKEENLYMDRESQINAINKTFEDAQKPIEKHFSKPGVYPLEVLPLFPDFERIMGLTTAL; encoded by the exons catCATTAGACCTTGAAGATGAAAAGCTTCTTGAAGAAGACAACCTTGGACCACAAGATtccaaaag ATCACGACATCACAACAAAGCTGGACCTTGGCTGAAGAAAACTGAGTACATTTCTACAGAGTTCAACAGATATGGAGTTTCTAACGacaaaactgaaacaaa AGTTGGATACAATGTCAAGAAATTGTTCAAAGAAGAAAACCTTTATATGGACAGAGAAAGTCAAATTAAtgctattaataaaacttttgaagaTGCCCAGAAACCT attGAGAAACATTTCAGTAAACCTGGAGTCTATCCACTGGAAGTATTGCCTCTATTTCCTGACTTTGAG cgaataatgggattgactaccgcattataa